A window from Enterocloster bolteae encodes these proteins:
- a CDS encoding FGGY-family carbohydrate kinase yields MMGYILGIDQSTQGTKAILVDNKGRLRSRADQSHRQIVNERGWVSHDLEEIYQNTCRVIQDVVKRTGISKNEIEVIGISNQRETTAIWDRDGTPLNGAVVWQCSRAKEVSQALAPYGDLIRNKTGLMLSPFFPAAKMAWLLSNTEGAKERAPEDLCLGTIDSWLIYRMTRGKAFKTDYSNASRTQLFNIHTLSWDEELYELFGVSAKSLAQVCDSNSLFGMTDLDGYFDHEIPIHSAAGDSHAALFGQGCHSAGMIKTTYGTGSSIMMNTGMECVSSSHGLVTSLAWGLDGQVNYVLEGNINYTGAVMTWLKDELHLISSPAESEAFAKAANPVDKTVLIPAFSGLSAPYWSDTAKAVIYGMTRTTGKNEIVRAALESIALQIQAVLEAMEKDSSICIKELRVDGGPTRNSYLMQLQSDLSKLDVAVAGIEELSAMGAAYMAGIGAGILNQSELFSEEGRTLYSPQMAEEERKEKIGNWNEAIRLVCGATVQ; encoded by the coding sequence ATGATGGGGTACATATTGGGGATAGACCAGAGCACACAGGGAACGAAAGCAATCCTTGTAGATAACAAGGGAAGATTACGGAGCCGGGCGGATCAAAGTCACAGACAGATTGTGAATGAACGGGGCTGGGTTTCCCATGATTTAGAAGAAATATACCAAAACACATGCAGGGTGATACAGGACGTGGTGAAGCGGACTGGTATCTCAAAGAATGAGATTGAAGTAATCGGAATCAGCAACCAGAGGGAAACCACAGCAATCTGGGACAGAGACGGAACTCCTTTAAATGGAGCGGTTGTATGGCAGTGCTCCAGGGCCAAGGAGGTATCTCAGGCCTTGGCCCCCTATGGGGATCTGATAAGAAATAAAACAGGACTCATGCTATCTCCATTTTTCCCGGCTGCCAAGATGGCCTGGCTGCTGTCAAATACAGAGGGAGCGAAAGAGAGGGCTCCGGAGGATCTGTGTCTGGGCACCATAGACAGCTGGCTGATTTACAGGATGACACGGGGAAAGGCATTTAAGACGGATTATTCCAATGCCTCAAGAACTCAGTTGTTCAATATCCATACCCTGTCCTGGGATGAGGAGTTATACGAGCTTTTCGGGGTTTCGGCAAAATCCCTGGCCCAGGTATGTGACAGTAACAGTTTATTCGGGATGACGGATTTAGACGGATACTTTGACCATGAGATTCCGATTCACAGCGCGGCCGGGGATTCCCATGCGGCTTTATTCGGTCAGGGCTGTCACAGCGCAGGCATGATTAAGACTACTTATGGAACCGGCTCCTCCATCATGATGAATACGGGGATGGAGTGTGTGTCCAGCAGCCACGGCCTGGTGACTTCCCTTGCGTGGGGGCTAGACGGCCAGGTGAATTATGTGCTGGAAGGGAATATCAACTATACAGGCGCGGTGATGACCTGGCTGAAAGATGAGCTTCATCTAATCAGCTCTCCGGCTGAAAGCGAAGCGTTTGCAAAGGCTGCCAACCCTGTGGACAAGACCGTATTGATTCCGGCCTTTTCCGGCTTATCGGCGCCCTATTGGAGTGACACGGCGAAAGCCGTGATTTATGGGATGACTCGCACAACAGGAAAAAATGAGATTGTCAGGGCAGCCTTGGAAAGCATTGCCCTGCAGATCCAGGCAGTGTTGGAAGCGATGGAGAAGGACAGCAGTATCTGCATAAAGGAACTCCGGGTAGACGGAGGGCCTACGAGAAATTCCTATCTGATGCAGCTTCAAAGCGATCTTTCAAAATTAGATGTAGCAGTAGCTGGGATTGAGGAATTATCTGCGATGGGTGCTGCCTACATGGCCGGTATAGGGGCTGGTATCCTGAATCAATCCGAACTGTTTTCAGAGGAAGGCAGAACCCTATACAGTCCGCAAATGGCGGAAGAAGAACGGAAGGAAAAAATCGGGAATTGGAATGAGGCTATCCGGCTTGTATGCGGCGCGACCGTCCAGTAG
- a CDS encoding transketolase family protein, translated as MNKITNRQAICDTLLEASKTDRDIVVLCSDSRGSASMTPFAKTYPEQFVEVGIAEQNLVSISAGLAACGKKAFAVSPACFLSTRSYEQAKIDVAYSNTNVTLVGISGGISYGALGMSHHSLQDIAAMCALPDMRVYLPSDRFQTGKLIEALLQDEKPAYVRVSRSATEDIYEEQMKFELDKAHVLSEGEDAMIIACGEMVPYALEAARILEKDGIRVGVVDMYCLKPLDEEAVLQYASRVKCLITVEEHSVYGGLGSMVAAVTAEKHPIKVKKIALPDGHLIPGSNTELFAYYGMDGAGIAETVKKTLTEG; from the coding sequence ATGAATAAAATAACGAACAGACAGGCAATATGCGACACACTGTTGGAAGCGTCCAAAACAGACCGGGACATTGTTGTACTGTGTTCAGATTCCAGAGGTTCCGCATCTATGACGCCCTTTGCCAAAACTTATCCGGAACAGTTCGTGGAGGTCGGCATAGCGGAACAAAATCTGGTATCCATATCTGCCGGGCTGGCGGCCTGCGGCAAGAAAGCTTTTGCTGTTTCACCAGCATGTTTTTTATCGACCAGAAGCTATGAACAGGCGAAAATTGATGTGGCATATTCCAATACCAATGTTACCCTGGTAGGTATCAGCGGAGGTATCAGCTATGGCGCCCTGGGAATGAGCCATCATTCTTTACAGGACATTGCCGCCATGTGCGCACTGCCGGATATGCGGGTCTATCTGCCCAGCGACCGGTTCCAGACGGGTAAGCTGATTGAGGCGTTGCTTCAGGATGAAAAGCCGGCTTATGTCAGAGTCAGCCGTTCAGCCACGGAAGATATATATGAGGAACAGATGAAGTTTGAACTGGATAAGGCCCATGTACTGTCAGAGGGTGAGGACGCCATGATCATTGCCTGCGGCGAGATGGTGCCATATGCCCTGGAAGCTGCAAGGATTCTGGAAAAGGACGGTATCCGGGTCGGAGTCGTGGATATGTACTGCTTAAAGCCTTTGGACGAGGAAGCGGTCTTACAATACGCCAGTAGGGTAAAATGCCTGATAACGGTGGAAGAACATTCGGTATATGGCGGACTTGGCAGTATGGTAGCGGCCGTGACGGCGGAGAAACACCCGATTAAGGTTAAGAAAATCGCCCTTCCTGACGGTCATCTGATACCAGGCTCTAATACGGAGTTATTTGCCTACTACGGAATGGATGGAGCCGGAATTGCTGAAACCGTTAAAAAAACACTGACAGAGGGGTAA
- a CDS encoding transketolase — translation MDALTRKAYELRRDIIEMVHNSRAGHVGGDLSVTDILTVLYFKVMNVSPEKGENPDRDRFLLSKGHCADALYCVLGERGFYDKEETIKTFSQFGSRFIGHPNMEVPGVEMNSGSLGHGISVGVGMALAARMNHQSYRTYVVLGDGEMAEGSNYEGMMAAGHYKLDNLCATVDLNRLQISGTTGQVMDSASLADKFRDFGWNVIEVLDGNDCAQLVNAYEQAAAYKGKPTAVIASTVKGKGVSFMENQISWHHGVMTEEQYEQAVKELKEALQ, via the coding sequence ATGGATGCGTTGACAAGAAAAGCCTATGAACTGCGCCGCGATATCATTGAGATGGTACATAATTCCAGGGCGGGGCACGTAGGAGGAGATTTAAGTGTAACTGATATATTGACTGTCCTGTATTTTAAGGTAATGAACGTATCACCGGAAAAGGGAGAGAATCCTGACCGCGACCGCTTTCTTTTGAGCAAAGGCCATTGTGCAGACGCGCTGTATTGTGTCCTCGGAGAAAGAGGGTTCTACGATAAAGAAGAAACAATCAAAACCTTCAGCCAGTTTGGGAGCCGGTTTATCGGCCACCCAAACATGGAGGTTCCCGGGGTTGAGATGAATTCCGGTTCCCTGGGCCACGGGATTTCCGTGGGCGTTGGTATGGCTCTGGCGGCCAGGATGAACCATCAGTCTTACCGGACTTATGTGGTGCTGGGAGATGGGGAGATGGCGGAGGGTTCCAATTACGAGGGCATGATGGCAGCAGGCCATTATAAGCTTGACAATCTCTGTGCCACGGTGGACTTAAATCGTCTTCAGATCAGCGGCACCACCGGCCAGGTGATGGACAGCGCCAGCTTGGCGGACAAATTCCGTGATTTTGGCTGGAACGTCATTGAGGTTTTGGATGGAAATGACTGTGCCCAGTTGGTCAATGCCTATGAACAGGCGGCGGCTTATAAGGGAAAGCCAACGGCGGTCATTGCCAGTACGGTGAAGGGAAAGGGTGTTTCCTTTATGGAGAACCAGATTTCCTGGCACCACGGAGTGATGACAGAGGAACAGTATGAACAGGCGGTAAAAGAACTGAAGGAGGCATTGCAATGA
- a CDS encoding SDR family oxidoreductase: MIQYEKVNGNFDLTGKAAIVVGGAGGIGEATAQMYARKGARVAIVDCKDNCPEVAAKIAEEFGVQVIGVKCDVTSQESVDAMMKAVLEAFGEINILAAMPGFVDLYRASDISIATIEKHMSINAVGVFRVCQAVANQMIKQGKGGKMVCVTSQADFIAINKHVGYTMSKAAVVGMIKVCALEWADYGINVNGVAPTVVNTYMGEKAWQGKVKTDMIEKIPAHRFAETDEIAAAVLFLSCNESNMITGEDLVVDGGFTIY, from the coding sequence ATGATTCAGTATGAGAAGGTAAACGGAAATTTTGATTTAACGGGAAAAGCAGCCATCGTTGTAGGAGGCGCAGGTGGAATCGGAGAGGCCACAGCCCAGATGTATGCAAGAAAGGGAGCCAGGGTAGCCATCGTTGACTGTAAGGATAACTGCCCGGAAGTAGCAGCAAAGATTGCAGAGGAGTTTGGAGTACAGGTGATTGGCGTAAAATGTGACGTGACCAGCCAGGAGAGTGTGGACGCCATGATGAAGGCAGTATTAGAGGCATTCGGAGAAATTAATATTCTCGCTGCCATGCCTGGATTCGTGGATCTCTACCGCGCATCGGATATCTCCATTGCTACGATTGAAAAACATATGTCTATCAATGCGGTTGGAGTGTTCCGGGTATGCCAGGCGGTTGCTAATCAGATGATTAAACAGGGCAAGGGCGGAAAGATGGTATGTGTTACCTCCCAGGCTGATTTTATTGCAATTAACAAGCATGTGGGTTATACCATGAGCAAAGCGGCTGTGGTGGGCATGATTAAGGTATGCGCATTGGAATGGGCGGATTATGGTATCAACGTCAACGGCGTGGCTCCAACCGTAGTGAACACCTACATGGGTGAAAAAGCATGGCAAGGTAAGGTTAAGACCGACATGATTGAGAAGATTCCGGCACACCGCTTTGCCGAGACAGATGAGATTGCGGCGGCTGTGCTGTTCTTATCCTGTAATGAGTCTAACATGATTACTGGCGAGGACCTTGTTGTGGATGGTGGATTTACAATCTATTAA
- a CDS encoding LacI family DNA-binding transcriptional regulator yields MTNREIAQKLGISPAALSLIINHKPGVSDSTRDRVLTELQEMGCDNLIKKAPAVPSNNLCFIIYKRHGEVLDLHPFFLLLMESIETRARSYGYNILLCNLDKRKSMEPQLAHLEELDCQGAIVFATEMEDEDMELLQELPIPMVALDNDFSRLSCNSVSINNQMGTFQAVEYLVRMGHRRIGYLKSLIRINSFKERQSGYEDALAHFGLSFSDGHILDVHYSEEESYRDIRQFFDSHPSYDIPDAFVCDDDTMASGALRAFSEHGYKVPGDISIIGFNDRPNCEVTTPPLTSINVSKQGLAGESVDELMRMIQNPDKSTQEFRSRKIRIGTKLTVRESVSPPSKNV; encoded by the coding sequence ATGACTAATCGGGAAATCGCTCAGAAGCTTGGCATATCACCAGCCGCTCTGTCCCTAATTATCAACCATAAACCCGGCGTATCCGATTCAACCAGGGACAGGGTGCTCACAGAACTTCAGGAGATGGGCTGTGATAATTTAATAAAAAAAGCACCGGCTGTGCCAAGCAACAACCTGTGCTTCATTATTTATAAACGTCATGGGGAGGTTCTGGATCTTCATCCCTTTTTCCTCCTTTTAATGGAAAGCATAGAAACACGGGCCCGCTCCTACGGTTATAATATCCTTCTATGCAATCTTGATAAACGAAAATCCATGGAGCCCCAGCTCGCCCACTTAGAGGAACTGGACTGCCAGGGCGCCATCGTCTTTGCCACGGAAATGGAAGATGAAGACATGGAACTCCTTCAGGAGCTTCCAATTCCTATGGTTGCCCTGGACAATGACTTCTCCCGCCTTTCCTGCAACAGTGTTTCCATCAACAATCAGATGGGGACATTTCAAGCCGTGGAATACCTGGTGCGGATGGGACACCGGCGGATTGGCTATTTAAAAAGCCTGATCCGCATTAACAGTTTCAAGGAGCGCCAGAGCGGTTACGAGGATGCCCTTGCCCACTTTGGCCTTTCCTTCTCTGACGGCCATATCCTGGATGTCCATTATTCGGAAGAAGAAAGTTACCGGGATATCCGGCAGTTTTTTGACAGTCACCCCTCCTACGATATACCCGACGCATTTGTCTGTGACGATGACACCATGGCCAGCGGCGCCCTTCGCGCATTCTCGGAACATGGTTATAAAGTACCTGGGGATATCTCCATCATTGGTTTCAACGACCGGCCAAACTGTGAGGTCACTACGCCTCCGCTGACTTCCATCAATGTTTCTAAACAGGGCCTGGCAGGGGAGTCTGTGGACGAACTGATGCGAATGATTCAGAACCCGGACAAATCCACCCAGGAATTCCGCTCCAGGAAAATCCGCATTGGCACGAAACTCACGGTCAGAGAATCGGTGTCCCCTCCCTCAAAAAATGTATAA